Within the Oreochromis niloticus isolate F11D_XX linkage group LG14, O_niloticus_UMD_NMBU, whole genome shotgun sequence genome, the region gcccaaccagttattaggtttttCACACCGGGCCTTGTAGGTTAATAACTCGATCCTCACAATAGCTTTCAGCTTAAGTCTAAATTAAGCCCCATATTCACTAACACTTCATTTATTTCTCTAAACATGTGCAACAACTGGATTTTTGTCCTGCCAGATTTTCCTCTCCCCAAACCCTCACCTCCCCACCTGAGCGCAAGTCTCTGTCATGGACAACCTAGAGGAGGACCTGACGTGCTCCGTGTGCTACTGTCTGTTCTCTGACCCACGAGTCCTGCCCTGTTCACACACCTTCTGCAAGACCTGCCTGGACAATCTCCTCCAGGTGTCGACCAACTACTCCATCTGGCGTCCGCTCCGCCTGCCGCTGAAATGCCCCAACTGTCGCAGTGTGGTGGAGCTGCCCCCTGCGGGTGTAGATGCTCTGCCCACCAACGTGTCTCTGCGGGCTATCGTCGAGAAAGTAGGAAAGAGTGACTGAGATGAAGTGTAACATGCAGTCAGAGCTTTTCTCTTTCAGTTTGTCCTCATTGGTCTGACATCTGTTTTGCTTGTGTGCCGTCCGCAGTATCAGATGGACAGTGAGCCGCGACCGCCTTCCTGTCCGGAGCACCACAGGCAACCTCTGAACATGTACTGTATCCAGGACCGGCAGCTGATCTGCGGGCTGTGCCTGACGGTGGGGCAGCACCACGGCCATCCCATAGACGACCTGCAGGCAGCTTTTATCCGCGAAAAACAGACGCCATCACAGCTCCTGAAAAGGCTCTCAGAGGAGAGATGGGCACAGGTGGAGATGACTCTCAATTTTGCGACACTCCCCAGTTATTAAAGCTTAGTTTACATGTAAATTAATCTTCTCTCCTCTGCCAGGTGTGTGAGCTGGGGGaacagctggagcaggagaaggCCCGCTGTGAGGGTGTGGTGAGGCAGGACCGACAGGAAGTCAACCAGTTTTTTCAAACGCTGGAGGTGGTGCTGGCCAGGAAGAGGCAAGCCTGCCTGGACGCTCTAGATAAAGCTGGAGCTGAGGTGTCGCGGGCGTATGACCCTCTCATCCACCAAGTAAAGGAGCTACAGGTGTGTACATACACCAGATCTATAAAACCAGTTGTGTGCTCATCAGAcagaattatttaatttaaaataaatctggAAAGCAGAAGCAGGaaaggtttgttatttttagtcAGTTTTTTCAGTcatattattttctgttttttgctcCTGTGGCATGCACCTGAGCCAATAACAGTCCTGTTTCCTGCAGGAAGAACAGCTGGATCTGGTGTCCTTGGGTTCGTCGGTAGAGGATGAAGACTCGCCCCTGGTCTTCTTGGAGAAGGTGCATTTGTTCAGAGAGCGGGTGGAGGAGTTCATTAAAACCCCTCTGCCCTCTGTGATGACCCTCTCCGTCACTCCGCGGGCAGCAGAGTACCTCCAGCAGCACTGGCCTGTCGTGACCATCGGGAGCTTGGAGGCGGCACCTGTTCCTAAGGTGTGCTGCTGTGCCAGATGTGGCGGTGCTGGGAGTGAAGCTGGAGGGGATCACTCCAGCAGAGGGATTCAGGATGTGTGGGCTGAGCTAAAACCTACTATGTTGGTGGTGCTGCtggggctgctgctgctgttggtaGTACTGTGGGTGAACCCGGTCGGAGGGGCGTCACTCGGCTTCTCCCTCATGTCTCGGCTCAGCCACTTGGTCCACAGCCTGAGTAGCGTACTCATCACATGCGTGTGGGACACGGTGGGGACGGCATATACCACGGCGGGGGTGGCCGTAGATAAATGGAGCTCACAGCTCTCTGCGGTGGGCGTTAGGGTGTTTGAGCACCTGGCTGCCTTATTTAAAACTCTGACGTCTCGATAAGAATGGCCAAGCAGATTCAAAAAACCTTTAACTAGTgtttagaattaaaaaaaaaaaaagtctcactTCCCTGTTTGTGTAGAGATGGAAAGAATCCACCCTAAAACAGTTTGTTAGCAGCTGCTACTCACGATTTTACGTTCCTGTTTTGTTTAACAAAACGAAAGCCACAATGGCGAACGAGATTTTGCTGACGTCTGCACAGCGAGGGTTTGGGACAGTGACCTTTTTCATGAATGGGAAAACTTGGGGTCATTCTAAACAAAAAGTCAAccaaaaaacattaataaaagaTTCATTAGATATGCCTTAATCACACGTATACCTTTCGTGACACTCTAAAGGATACatgtatgtttgttttctctaatgTGGTTGCTTGTTCAGCACAAACATTTCAAAAGCTTCCTGTAACCTTCTGTAGGTGCACTTTGTGTAGCTTTATGTCCTTTTTCCTTCTTATTGTGTTACTGATTTTGCTCTTCTTTGGACGCATGTTACTTTAAATAATGTTTAGAACGTCTAACAAGCATTTACCAAACACTAATCCATCTTGAACCGTTCGGTCATCCTCTGTCCAGCCTTACCAGGGGACATTTCAGTAGCTTTTCTGCCGTTTCCGTCTGAGCGTGGGACACGAGCACAGCAGGCTACACGTATAAGCCCTCACACAGAGCGATTTACGGTGACTGGAGCGGTATGTGAAATTTAGAGCCTGGTGAGTGGAAGCAGACACACGTTGGACCCAGTTAAAGCCTCCACAGATCATGTTGCAGTGATGCCGAGTGCCTCCCTGACTGTGCCTTTAGCCATCATGCCTTCAGCTCACCTCGCTTAATAGCTTTACAGTAATTCCACCAGGACCAATACATCGTtcccaggacagagctggcttttaaaaaaaaaaaaaaaaaaaaaaaagctaaaatgcTGCCCTGATTTACAGTCGATTTTTAAAAGTTGTTATTTTGCTCAGTTCAGCTCTTTACTGAGTATCCAGCAGATATCTGTGCAGTGACGTAGACTCCGCACAGGTATGATACAAAGCAGGATTTTATATGCTGCTGAAATCAGACTGAACTAATGTACACCTGTTGTAGTGTTTGTACTTTTATAAACTTCAGCTCATGtattgaaaataaattaaaaaacttGTGTTGTGTTCAGTTTTTCCAAAGGTGAGATGAAACAGTTCGTGTTGCAATGAGAACAAATAGTGAGCTCCCTTTACTGAGCCAGTAGTGTCAAATATATCTGCAGTTAAAGTTGTAAAGggaaataaatgtaattaacactgtttaatacttttttaaaaccttGCTCAGGTATATCAAATTCCCCACATCATTGGCTGAACCAGCGAAACGCCGCTATCACTAAAGacatttaactacacattttatataaaaagaatttaatttCAATAGTACATCTCaggttttacacacacagctgctgtaacaaatgcaaaacatttgtcagcacatatttatttattgagaaaataaaaaagaatagcagcatttaatcataaagaacaaaatatttacaTGATGTGTGAAAGGTAAAGTAAAACAGCAAACAGGGTTCTCGGGTTTAGGCAGTGATGGCGTCGTGCTCTTTAAAGACGATAGTCTTTGGGTTGATTCCCACACTCTTGGTGGTGTTGTTAGTTTTGTAGATGCCGATGAGACGATCAGCGATCTCGAACATGTTGTTCCTCAGGGAAATGATGATGAACTGTGCGTTCTTTGTTTGCTcctgaaagaaaaatatttttccttTAGTTTTACACCACCATGCTGCTTTGTAAAGTAGCACTACTACTCAAAAGGGTGACCGTTTGAGGAATTAACAGAATAAACCGCTCCATACTCacataaatgtaacaggccACAATGGAGACATTCTTAAAATCAAGAGCAGCATCAATCTCGTCCATGAAGTAGAGCGGTGTGGGTTTATAGTGGTGCAGCGCAAACACCAGAGCCAAGGAGCTGAGGGTCTTTTCTCCTCCCGACAGGTTAAAGATCTTCTTCCAGCTTTTCTTTGGAGGACGaacactgaaagaaaaagaaaaaaaaagtttgtttgtcTAGCACAGGAAATGCATCATcaccaaaaaacccaaaataaaacaaaaaatactcaTGTTTCGACTGTGTGACATCTCAGAAAGACCGGAACACTGTGTAATTCATCATCTCCAGAAATTGAACACACTCCATATTTTAATCAGCCTTTGGAACAAGGTGAATGAGAAATTATTTTCATCCCTCTAATGTTAAAGACAAACTAGATCTCTGAAAGGGTCTGAGAGCTTTTTTTGTGTTAAAGAATTTGGATTTTTACAATAAGTCGGCCTGAATATTTGTTTAAT harbors:
- the trim59 gene encoding tripartite motif-containing protein 59, producing the protein MDNLEEDLTCSVCYCLFSDPRVLPCSHTFCKTCLDNLLQVSTNYSIWRPLRLPLKCPNCRSVVELPPAGVDALPTNVSLRAIVEKYQMDSEPRPPSCPEHHRQPLNMYCIQDRQLICGLCLTVGQHHGHPIDDLQAAFIREKQTPSQLLKRLSEERWAQVCELGEQLEQEKARCEGVVRQDRQEVNQFFQTLEVVLARKRQACLDALDKAGAEVSRAYDPLIHQVKELQEEQLDLVSLGSSVEDEDSPLVFLEKVHLFRERVEEFIKTPLPSVMTLSVTPRAAEYLQQHWPVVTIGSLEAAPVPKVCCCARCGGAGSEAGGDHSSRGIQDVWAELKPTMLVVLLGLLLLLVVLWVNPVGGASLGFSLMSRLSHLVHSLSSVLITCVWDTVGTAYTTAGVAVDKWSSQLSAVGVRVFEHLAALFKTLTSR